Genomic segment of Nostoc sp. TCL240-02:
TCCCCATGCCCCATGCCCATTGCTGGTATGGATAGTAGTGATGGTTTAGCAGATGCGATTATCCAAATCTGCCGCGTCAGTGGTGTTGGCGCTATCTTAGAACGCAGACAAATTTCCATGCCAGTAGCTTTTGACCATTGGCTAACACCAGAACAAGCACTAGCTTATGCTCTATACGGTGGCGAAGACTTTGAATTAGTGCTTTGCTTACCACAAGAGCCAGCATTAGCCTTAGTACAACATCTTGGTCAAGGTGCTGCGATCGTCGGCAACATTACATCCGGATCAACAGTACTATTGCACGACGAACAAAAAAAATTCCCTGACCAAGTTCTGAGTCTCAGCCAGGGATTTCAACATTTTGCTCAATAGTCTTTTGTCATTTTTCCAATGACCAATGACCAATAACTAAATGACTAATGACAAATTATTGCCACTTCTCGGCTACCAATTCTGCCAAATCCAAAACTCGTTGGCTGTAACCCCACTCGTTGTCATACCATGCCATAACTTTTACTAAGTCATTGCCCATAACCAAAGTCAAGCTGGAATCAACAATCGAAGAAGCATCGCTACCTTGATAATCGGAAGATACCAGTTCTAGTTCGCTATAGTCCAAAATGCCTTTAAGTTGGCCTTCAGCAGCATCTTTGAGAGCTTGGTTAACTTCTTCAGTAATAGTACGCTTCTCAACCTGAACTACGAAATCTACCATTGAGACGTTCGGGGTTGGTACGCGTAAGGCAACGCCATTAAGCTTGCCTTTCAGGTCTGGGATAACCAGTGCCACTGCTTTTGCTGCACCAGTGGAGGTGGGTACAATGTTTATCGCTGCGGCCCTCGCCCGTCGCAAATCCCGGTGAGAAGCGTCTAGCAAACGCTGGTCGCCTGTATAGCTGTGGGTGGTGGTCATCGTACCTTTGATGATGCCAAACTTATCGTTCAACACCTTGGCAATTGGTGCCAAGCAGTTGGTAGTACAACTAGCGTTACTGATAATGTTGTGTATGTTGTGGTCATAATCATGATGATTCACACCAACCACAAAAGTACCATCCTCGTTTTTACCAGGAGCGGTAATCAGAACTTTCTTGGCTCCAGCATTTACGTGCTTAAGCGCTCCTTCTTTGCTAGTAAATACGCCGGTTGCTTCGATAATTAGGTCAATTCCCCAATCTTTCCAGGGCAATTTTTCTGGGTTACGGTCGGATACGCACTTAATGGTCTTACCGTTAACGATGATAGAGTTATCATCGGCACTAATCTCAGCACCTTTGATCTTACCTAGCATTGAGTCATACTTTAGTAGGTGAGCATTGGTTCTAGGGTCTGAAGTGTCATTAATAGCGACAAGATCGATCCGACTATTCTCTCTACCCACCCAGCAACGCGCAAAGTTACGTCCAATCCGCCCGAAACCGTTGATTGCAACTCTAATCACAGTGTCTTGCCCTCTGTATTTATGCTTATATGTTGATATCGTTGACCCCAATCATATCGCAAAGGGGGGGGGCACTTTTAACCATAAAGTGTTAGATCAATAAAAAAACACATAATTTATTCAGATTTGTAGGAGTAGAGATTGTTGTTAGTGATATATGATCTAACCGATTCCGGTACTAAATAACGAATTGACTGGCGTTCGCGGCAAAATTTGCGAATTAGACTTGACGAAACTCCTACTAAAGGTATATCCAAGAGTTGCCAGTAAATGGTATACGACTGCTCCCTCAGTTGTTGCTCCACTTGCTTGCAGATTAATTTGCTTTGAGTTATAGTCTCACCACCTAGCAGTCGGGGTGCGATTAACCAATCACACATTTGTGCTAGTTCGTGTCCACGGTACCAACGAGGTAAGGTTTGGAAAGTATCCAAGCCCACAATCCAGTACCAGTGAGTATTTGGGTAACAAGTAGATAAGTCAATCAGAGTGTTAATGCCATAAGAAGTCCCAGAGCGATTTGTCTCCACTAATGAGACAGTAAACGCTGGGTTATCTTTTATGGCTAATTGCAGCATTTCCACGCGATGCTTAAACAAAGCTGCTTCTTTATGAGGAGGATTTAGGGATGGCACCCAAATTACCTTTTCAAGAGATACTTCTTGCATTGCTGTCTCGGCTACGAGCAGGTGTCCCCAGTGAATTGGATCAAATGTGCCACCAAAAATTGCTAGTTGCTGCATCCAGTTATGCCTGGGTTTTATGCAATTGAAAAATAGTTTCATTACCAATGTACTATTGTAGTCAATTCACGGCTAAACTTGATGCAATTTCAAATCAGTTTCACTAAACAATGTATTATGTAGCCAATTCCAGTAAGGTAGACAAAAATATGTATTTGACATTACAAGAATTTCTTTCCCGATGTAGCCAAAATTTTCAGAATAATCTTAACAACAGTTCAGAAATAGTAAAAACCTCCAACCAAGGTAAAATCATTCTGAACACGCAAAACCATACCAGAAACAACATCTGGGCATTAAACATAAATACGATATAGGAGTAGTTACGGTAAAAATCAAATTCCTGTTATGATACGCGTGTCATTTGTGATTATGGTGTGGTGTGGTGTAAGAGGAGCAATAAATGACTAATTCTGTAGATTTTAGTGGTAGACCATTTCATTTTATTGGCATCGGCGGCATAGGTATGTCTGCTCTGGCATACGTTCTCGCCAAGCGTCAATTTCCAGTATCAGGTTCGGATCTTCGTCCAAACCACATTACGCACAAATTGGAATCTATCGGTGCCCATATTTTTGGTAGACAAGAGGCAAGTAATCTCGAATTCTTTCGTCCTCAAGTATTAAATTCACAAGAACAATTACCTGCTGATACTAAGTCAAAATTACCTCAAGTCATTTGTTCAACAGCAATTAACACTAATAATTTAGAATACAAAGCAGCGTTGGAATTAGGTTGTCCAGTTTTGCATCGTTCAGATGTACTAGCTGCTTTAATTTCCGATTACTACAGTATTGCAGTGGCAGGAACACACGGCAAAACTACAACCAGTAGCATGATTGGTTATATGCTTCTGGAAGCAGGTCTAGACCCAACGATTTTAGTAGGTGGCGAAGTCAATGCTTGGGAAGGTAATGCTCGATTGGGACAAAGCCAATATTTGGTAGCCGAAGCAGATGAATCTGATGGTTCTTTGGTAAAACACGCTCCAGAAATTGGCATCATCACCAATATTGAACTCGATCATCCTGACCATTACGATACATTAGAAGAAGTAATTGACATCTTCCAGACATTTGCTAAGGGTTGTAAAACTTTAATCGGTAGTATTGACTGTGCGACAGTGCGCGATCGCTTGCAACCCACAATCAGCTACAGCCTACACTCGGATACCGACGCTGACTACACCGTTACTAATATTGATTATCGTGCTGATGGCACCACGGCTCTAGTTTGGGAAAGAGGCAAAGCCTTGGGCGTGTTGAAGTTGCGGCTTCTCAGTCGCCACAATCTCAGCAATGCTCTAGCAGCAGTAGCTGTTGGTCGCGCCTTGGGCTTAGAATTTGGAGCGATCGCTAAAGGCATCGCCACCTTTGAAGGAGCAAGACGACGCTTTGAGCTTCGGGGTGAAGTTGATGGCATTACCTTCATTGATGACTATGCTCATCATCCTAGCGAGATTCGCGCTACTCTCGCCGCCGCACGTTTACAGGCAAGACCAGGACAAAGAGTGGTTGCTATCTTCCAACCCCATCGCTATAGCCGAACACTGACCTTTTTAGAAGAATTTGCCGAGTCTTTTACCCATGCTGATTTGGTTGTGCTGACTGATATTTACAGTGCAGGCGAACCCAATTTAGGGCAAATTACTGGTGAAGATTTAGCGGCAGAAATTGCTAAACACCATTCTCCTGTCGTTTATCAACCAACTTTACCCTTAGTGCATGAGTACTTGTTAAAAACATTACGCCGAGGAGACTTGGCGCTGTTTTTAGGGGCTGGGAACTTGAATCAGGTGATTCCGGAAATAATTACTGCACTTTGCGAACCTGCTAAAGCCACATCTTAAGTGGAGACTTTGCAAAGACTTCATTTCTGAGCAAAGCGCCCGTCTAGCAATGGTTCCATCTGTGAACTCTATTACCGTATCTTTGCGGTAAATTAATGTAAAAATTTTACCCATACAAAGTAAAAATGACCATTTCCCAGGCAGCTGGAAACGTCTGCACAGTCTCTGCTTTGAATACAAAGAAACATCAAACAACTAATTCGGTGGATAGTGAAGTAATTTACTTACCAAATACTGATTGTGCGATCAAGCCCCAGGCTTGCTTGTCAGCCTTTACTTCTTATAGGGTTGGAGGAGCAGCTGATTTGTATGTTGCCCCCCGAAACTTAGAAGCACTGCAAGCAAGTCTGAAATACGCAAAAGAACGTAATTTAAAGGTGACAACACTGGGAGCAGGTTCTAACCTGCTGGTGAGCGATGGCGGTATATCAGGCCTAGTCATCGCGACTCGTCATCTCCGCTTCAGCAACTTTGACCCCCAAACCGGTCAATTAACCGTTGCTGCCGGAGAATCAATTCCTAGTTTGGCATGGGCGGCAGCAGAATTAGGATGGCAAGGATTGGAGTGGGCTGTTGGCATCCCTGGAACAGCCGGAGGTGCTGTGGTAATGAATGCAGGGGCACATAATAGCTGTATCGCAGATATGTTAGTGAGTGCCGAGGTTCTTTCACCCGATGGGACGCTGGAGACTCTTACCCCGGAACAGTTAGGTTATAGCTACCGGACTTCATTATTGCAAGGTGGCGATCGCATAGTCACCCAAGCCACCTTACAACTCGCGCCAGGTGCAGACCCAGCAAAAGTTGTGGCAATCACCAAAGAACACAAAAGGCATCGCTTAAGCACCCAACCATACAACTTCCCCAGTTGTGGGAGTGTGTTCCGCAATCCCAAACCTTACAGTGCTGGCTGGTTAATTGAACAAACTGGCCTCAAAGGCTACCAAATTGGTGGAGCGCAAGTAGCACTACTCCATGCTAATTTCATCGTTAACCGTGGTGGAGCCAAAGCTAGTGACATTTTCTGTCTCATTCGCCACATCCAATATCAGGTGCAAGAACGTTGGTCTATTAATTTAGAGCCAGAAGTCAAAATGCTCGGAGAGTTTCAAGGTGCTTGTGGATAGGGAATGGGGAATGGGGAATGGGGAATGGGGAATCGTAAAGATGATGCTGTAACGAAGAATTGATAACCAATGCCCAATGCCCAATTCCCAATTCCAGGATGCATTAATTATTGGTAAAAAAAGAGGCAAATTACTTACCGCATCTATAATTGAATTTGATTTGTTATTCAACGCACAAGCGTACAAATAATTATGACAGGAAAAGGACAGGGATTTGGCTTTGGCTTAGGAAAAATGAAGGAACTAGCCGATGCTTTTAAGAAAGCACAGCAAGTTCAAGAAGGTGCAAAGCGACTCCAAGAAGAATTGGAGCAAATGGAGATTCTAGGAGAATCTGGTGGTGGTCTGGTAAAGGTGATTGTCAGTGGGAACCAAGAACCCAAGCGGGTAGAAATTTCTCCAGATGCTCTTGCAGAAGGTGCAGAAGTACTTTCCGATCTCGTGACGGTGGCAATGAAAGAAGCTTACAACAAGTCCACAGCAACAATGCGGGAACGCATGGAAGAATTAACCAGTGGGTTGGAGTTACCTGGATTTTAGTCATTGGTCATTGGTCATTGGTCAAAGGACAAATGACTATTGACAAAGGACAAAAAATATCTATGCCTTACAAGTTGCTATTTGTCTGCTTAGGTAACATCTGCCGATCGCCATCGGCAGAAAACATAATGAATCATCTAATTGAGCAGGCAGGCTTGAGCGATACCATCATCTGTGATTCTGCTGGTACATCTAGTTATCACGTGGGTAGCCCACCTGACAGACGCATGAGTGCTGCGGCTGCTACAAAGTTGGGAATTAAACTGCGTGGTCAAGCACGCCAGTTTCAAAAGTCTGACTTTCAAGACTTTGATTTAATTTTGGCGATGGATCAAGAAAATTATGAGAATATCCTCACTCTCGATCGCACTGAGCAATATCAGCATAAAGTGCGTTTGATGTGTGAGTTTTGCTCTCGACACACCTTAAAGGAAGTTCCAGATCCTTACTACGGTGGTCAAGACGGATTTAATCAGGTTATTGATTTACTGATTGATGCTTGTGAAGGTCTGCTCACAAAAGTTAAAAGTGAAGAGTTGTGAGTTTTAATTCTTAACTCCTCACTTTTTTATTCGACTAAACCATGCTTCATGGCAAAACGCACTAATTCTGCTCGGTTGCTGGTTGAGGTTTTTCTCAATAAACTGCTAACGTACTTTTCCACTGTGCGAGGACTCAGGTGTAGCTGATGACCCATATCGGCATTAGACAAACCATGAGTCAATAACTCTAAGACTTCTTGTTCTCTATGAGTTAGAGATGAGTGCAATTGGGATGTCTGAATTTGAGTAGACAGAGAATTATGGGCATCCCCCGGTTTTGTAGAGCCGGAAATGCCCAAACTCTCTTTATGAGAAAAGCGATACTCCGATTGAATAATTTGCGATCGCTCCAAAAGATTGCGGATTGCTGCTGCTAACTCTTCCAATTCAAAAGGTTTTGGTAAATATAAATCGCACCCTGACTGATAGCCCAGAATTCTTTCCTGGGTTTTAGTTCGGGCAGTTAATAAAATTACAGGTAATAACCGAAACATTGGTTGTTGACGCACCCGACGCACCAGTTCGTAGCCATTCATCTGTGGCAT
This window contains:
- a CDS encoding low molecular weight protein-tyrosine-phosphatase: MPYKLLFVCLGNICRSPSAENIMNHLIEQAGLSDTIICDSAGTSSYHVGSPPDRRMSAAAATKLGIKLRGQARQFQKSDFQDFDLILAMDQENYENILTLDRTEQYQHKVRLMCEFCSRHTLKEVPDPYYGGQDGFNQVIDLLIDACEGLLTKVKSEEL
- a CDS encoding YbaB/EbfC family nucleoid-associated protein, whose translation is MTGKGQGFGFGLGKMKELADAFKKAQQVQEGAKRLQEELEQMEILGESGGGLVKVIVSGNQEPKRVEISPDALAEGAEVLSDLVTVAMKEAYNKSTATMRERMEELTSGLELPGF
- a CDS encoding response regulator transcription factor, yielding MPLTILVVDDDLGTRLSVSDYLELSGYCVITANDGQEALFMVDEYNPDLIVTDIIMPQMNGYELVRRVRQQPMFRLLPVILLTARTKTQERILGYQSGCDLYLPKPFELEELAAAIRNLLERSQIIQSEYRFSHKESLGISGSTKPGDAHNSLSTQIQTSQLHSSLTHREQEVLELLTHGLSNADMGHQLHLSPRTVEKYVSSLLRKTSTSNRAELVRFAMKHGLVE
- a CDS encoding type I glyceraldehyde-3-phosphate dehydrogenase; translation: MIRVAINGFGRIGRNFARCWVGRENSRIDLVAINDTSDPRTNAHLLKYDSMLGKIKGAEISADDNSIIVNGKTIKCVSDRNPEKLPWKDWGIDLIIEATGVFTSKEGALKHVNAGAKKVLITAPGKNEDGTFVVGVNHHDYDHNIHNIISNASCTTNCLAPIAKVLNDKFGIIKGTMTTTHSYTGDQRLLDASHRDLRRARAAAINIVPTSTGAAKAVALVIPDLKGKLNGVALRVPTPNVSMVDFVVQVEKRTITEEVNQALKDAAEGQLKGILDYSELELVSSDYQGSDASSIVDSSLTLVMGNDLVKVMAWYDNEWGYSQRVLDLAELVAEKWQ
- the murC gene encoding UDP-N-acetylmuramate--L-alanine ligase; the protein is MTNSVDFSGRPFHFIGIGGIGMSALAYVLAKRQFPVSGSDLRPNHITHKLESIGAHIFGRQEASNLEFFRPQVLNSQEQLPADTKSKLPQVICSTAINTNNLEYKAALELGCPVLHRSDVLAALISDYYSIAVAGTHGKTTTSSMIGYMLLEAGLDPTILVGGEVNAWEGNARLGQSQYLVAEADESDGSLVKHAPEIGIITNIELDHPDHYDTLEEVIDIFQTFAKGCKTLIGSIDCATVRDRLQPTISYSLHSDTDADYTVTNIDYRADGTTALVWERGKALGVLKLRLLSRHNLSNALAAVAVGRALGLEFGAIAKGIATFEGARRRFELRGEVDGITFIDDYAHHPSEIRATLAAARLQARPGQRVVAIFQPHRYSRTLTFLEEFAESFTHADLVVLTDIYSAGEPNLGQITGEDLAAEIAKHHSPVVYQPTLPLVHEYLLKTLRRGDLALFLGAGNLNQVIPEIITALCEPAKATS
- the nadD gene encoding nicotinate (nicotinamide) nucleotide adenylyltransferase — protein: MQQLAIFGGTFDPIHWGHLLVAETAMQEVSLEKVIWVPSLNPPHKEAALFKHRVEMLQLAIKDNPAFTVSLVETNRSGTSYGINTLIDLSTCYPNTHWYWIVGLDTFQTLPRWYRGHELAQMCDWLIAPRLLGGETITQSKLICKQVEQQLREQSYTIYWQLLDIPLVGVSSSLIRKFCRERQSIRYLVPESVRSYITNNNLYSYKSE
- the murB gene encoding UDP-N-acetylmuramate dehydrogenase; translation: MTISQAAGNVCTVSALNTKKHQTTNSVDSEVIYLPNTDCAIKPQACLSAFTSYRVGGAADLYVAPRNLEALQASLKYAKERNLKVTTLGAGSNLLVSDGGISGLVIATRHLRFSNFDPQTGQLTVAAGESIPSLAWAAAELGWQGLEWAVGIPGTAGGAVVMNAGAHNSCIADMLVSAEVLSPDGTLETLTPEQLGYSYRTSLLQGGDRIVTQATLQLAPGADPAKVVAITKEHKRHRLSTQPYNFPSCGSVFRNPKPYSAGWLIEQTGLKGYQIGGAQVALLHANFIVNRGGAKASDIFCLIRHIQYQVQERWSINLEPEVKMLGEFQGACG